The nucleotide window CCGGCCGCGATCATCTTCTTGGCCTCGCCCAACCGCTCGCGGGCTTCCGCCAGGGTGATCCCGCCGACACCGTAGCGGCCGAAGGTGATGGTCTCCTGCCTACCGTGGATCGAGTAGTTGTAGCGGAACGAGATCGCTCCGGCGGCCGTGACGGCTACATAGAGGCCGTCACGGTCATTCACCTTGTAGAGCTTGTCCTTCGGCTTCAGGTTGCGCAGCTTGGTATCGGTCAACATGGTTCTCGCCCTGATTCAGCTCAAATACCATGATCCGAAGACCGGCCCGTCCTAGCGTAAAACATCAATTAAATCATCGTATTACGCAAATTCGATACCATGAACATTCAGCAAGGGGGTCGCATGGTATCGGTGACTTCTCATGGCATAGAAGCATTCAATGCCATCCATCATGCCATGAAAAAACGGTGCTTGGCGATGCCAAATGTTGCCAGGCGGTGCCGAACGAGATCACAAAAAAGCCCGCAATGACGCGGGCGTAGGTGTGTTTTCGTGCTACCAGATGCTAGCCGGTGCCAGACGCCGAATCACTCCCACTCAATCGTCGCCGGCGGCTTCCCCGACACGTCATAAACGACCCGGTTCAAACCCCGCACTTCGTTGATGATCCGGTTCGAGCAGCGGCCCAGCAGCGCATACGGCAGGTGCGCCCAGTGCGCCGTCATGAAGTCGGTGGTCTGCACCGCGCGCAGCGCGACCACGTAGTCATAGGTGCGGCCGTCGCCCATCACGCCCACCGACTTGACCGGCAGGAACACGGCGAAGGCCTGGCTGGTCAGGTCGTACCAGCTCTTGCCGACGTGCCCTGGTTCGCACAGGCCGGCGGCGGCGTCCTGTTCGGTGGCGATGGTCTTGCGCAGTTCTTCGATGAAGATGGCATCGGCGCGGCGCAGCAGGTCGGCGTAGTCGCGCCTGACCTCGCCCAGGATGCGCACGCCCAGGCCCGGGCCGGGGAACGGGTGGCGGTAGACCATTTCGGGCGGCAGGCCCAGGGCCACGCCGAGTTCGCGCACTTCGTCCTTGAACAGGTCGCGCAGCGGCTCGAGCAGCTTCAGGCCCAGCGTTTCGGGCAGGCCGCCGACGTTGTGGTGGCTCTTGATGGTGGTGGCCTTCTTGGTCTTGGTGCCGCCCGACTCGACCACATCGGGGTAGATCGTGCCCTGCGCCAGCCACTTGGCGTTGGTCAGCTTGCGGGCCTCGGCCTGGAACACCTCGACGAACTCGCGGCCGATGATCTTGCGCTTCTGCTCGGGGTCGGTGACGCCGGCCAGGTGGCCCAGGAACTGGTCGGAGGCGTCGACATGGACCACCTTGGCGTGCAGGCGTCCGACGAACATTTCCATCACCAGCTTGCCTTCGTCCTGGCGCAGCAGGCCGTGGTCGACGAACACGCAGGTGAGCTGGTCGCCGATGGCGCGATGGATCAGCGCGGCGGCCACGGATGAATCGACGCCGCCGGACAGGCCCAGGATGACTTCTTCATCGCCGACCTGCTCGCGGATCCTGGCGACCGCTTCCTCGATATGGTCGCGCATGATCCAGTCAGGCTTGCAGCCGGCGATCTGCAGCACGAAGCGCTCCAGCATCTGGCGGCCCTTGACCGTATGCGTGACTTCGGGGTGGAACTGCACGGCGTAGTAGTGGCGCGTTTCGTCGGCCATGCCGGCGATCGGGCAGCTCGGCGTGGACGCCATCAGCTTGAAGCCGGGCGGCAGGCCGGTGACCTTGTCGCCATGGCTCATCCAGACCTTGAGCATGCCGTGGCCTTCCGGGGTGCGGAAGTCCTCGATGTCCTTGAGCAGCTCGGTATGGCCGTGGGCGCGCATCTCGGCGTAGCCGAATTCGCGGTGGTCGCTCCACTCGACCTTGCCGCCCAGCTGCACCGCCATGGTCTGCATGCCGTAGCAGATGCCGAGCACCGGCACGCCCAGGTCCCATACCGCCTGCGGCGCGCGCAGCTGGTGGTCTTCATAGGTGCTGGCGTGGCTGCCGGACAGGATGATCGCCTTGGGGGCGAATTCGCGCACGAACGCGTCGGTGACGTCGTTCGGGTGGATTTCGCAATAGACGTGCGCCTCGCGGACGCGGCGGGCGATCAGCTGCGTGACCTGCGAGCCGAAATCAAGGATGAGGATTTTGTCGTGCATGATGGGCCGATGGCGTGTCTTCCGGGATGGGCTCGGTCACGACTTCCGTGCCGGGGCCATAGCCCGGCGGCGGCGTGATGACCGGCTCGCGCCGGTATTCTGGGGTATTCGTCGGGCGCGCCGCGGGGGCGACGCCGGGTTCCTTCCTGCTTTCCTGTTCCTGCAGCGCGCGTTCCATCTTTCGTTGCTGTTCGCGCACGCGCACGCGCTTGGCCGCCGGGATCTGCACCACGGCGAAGAACAGCAGCACCACCGCCATGGTCGGCAGCCAGAGCTTGCCGGCGCCTTCCAGCGGCAGTTCCAGGAACACCATCCAGGCGATGATCAGCACCGCGCTGGCGAGGTTCACGTAGCCTGCCGTGCGCGCCACCGGCACCGTCAGCTGGCCATTGAAGGCGGCCTGCCACAGCAGCACCGACAGCCCCACCAGGGCCACGCCCAGCAGCTGCCCGAACAGCGCAGGCTGCGGCTGCGGCAACTGCAGCGCCGCGTACAGCGTGGTGAACGGGGACATCAGCAGCAGGACGCCCAGCAGCAGGTCCACCAGGGCATCGAAAAACAGCACGGCTCGCAGCAACACCTTCATTGGCGCTCCTCGTCTTGGCCCCGGCCGGTGTGCGGCGGGCATCAGGACTACGCCTGCATGGCGCGCGGCCAGGTTCGGATGGGATGGCGGGTCGGGCGCGGGCACGCGCTGGCGCGCCCGCGCCCCGATGCCGGCGGCCGCGCACCGCCTGCAGGGACGGTGCGCGGCCACGGGGCATCAGTCGATATGGTAGTTCGGGGCTTCCTTGGTGATCTGCACGTCGTGCACGTGCGATTCACGCATGCCGGCCGCCGTGATCTGGACGAACTGCGCGCTCTCGTGCCAGTCGGCAATCGACTTGCTGCCGCAATAGCCCATCGAGGCGCGCACGCCGCCGGTCAGCTGGTGGATGATCGCCATCACCGAGCCCTTGTACGGCACGCGCCCTTCGATGCCTTCCGGGACCAGCTTGTCGACGTTGGCGGTGTTGTCTTCCTGGAAGTAGCGGTCGGCCGCGCCGTCCTTCATCGCCCCCACCGAGCCCATGCCGCGATAGCTCTTGAACGAGCGGCCCTGGAACAGGAAGGTTTCGCCCGGCGCTTCCTCGGTGCCCGAGAACATGCCGCCCATCATCACGGTGTGCGCGCCGGCCGCGAGGGCCTTGGCCACGTCGCCGGAATAACGCACGCCGCCGTCCGCGATCAGCGGTACGCCGGTGCCCTTGAGCGCTTCGGCCACGTTGGAGACGGCGGTGATCTGCGGCACGCCGACGCCGGCAACGATACGCGTGGTGCAGATCGAGCCCGGGCCGATGCCGACCTTGACGCCGTCGGCGCCATGCTCGACCAGCGCGCGCGCGGCGTCGCCGGTGGCGATGTTGCCGCCCACCACCTGCACCTGCGGGAAGTTCTGCTTGACCCAGCGCACGCGGTCCAGCACGCCCTGGCTGTGGCCATGCGCCGTATCCACCACAATCACATCGACGCCGGCCTTGACCAGCAGCTCGACACGCTCGTCGTTGTCCGGGCCCACGCCCACCGCGGCGCCTACGCGCAGCTGGCCGTGGTCGTCCTTGCTGGCGAGCGGGTTGTCCACCGCCTTCTGGATGTCCTTCACGGTGATCAGGCCGCGCAGCTCGAAGGCCTGGTTCACCACCACCACGCGCTCGAGGCGGTGGCGGTTCATCAGCCGCTTGGCTTCTTCCAGCGGCGCGCCCTCGGCCACCGTCACCAGCTTCTCGCGCGGGGTCATCTTGGCGCGTACCGGAGCGTCGAGCTCTTCCTCGAAGCGCAGGTCGCGGTTGGTGATGATGCCGACCACGGCCTTGCCCTCGACCACCGGGAACCCGGAAATGCCGTGCTGCTGCGACAGCGCGATCACATCGCGGATCTTCATGTCCGGCGAAATGGTGATCGGGTCACGCAGCACGCCCGACTCATAGCGCTTGACGCGCGCCACTTCGCGGGCCTGGTCGGCGGGCTTCAGGTTCTTGTGGATGATGCCGATGCCGCCGGCCTGCGCCATGGAAATCGCCAGGCGCGCTTCCGTCACGGTGTCCATCGCCGCGGAGACCAGCGGGATGTTCAGTTCAATGGAGCGGGTCAGGCTGGTGCGGAGGGAAACATCCCGGGGAAGGACGGCCGAATAGGCCGGGACGAGCAGCACGTCATCGAATGTGAGTGCTTTCTGGACAAGACGCATAGCAATTCCTCTAGGCGCAAAACCGAATTATACAGGAATGCGCGATTTGCAGAGGCCCGGCAACGGCCTTTGCGGGGTGCGGTCTGCTATGCTCGTTGTCTTTTTACTCGGGCACGGCGAAGTATGGGAATCGGCGTATTGTGCGGGCTGCTGGCTGGTGCGTTCTGGGGCATGGTCTTCATTGCTCCCAAGCTGCTGCCCGCGTTTTCGCCGTGGGAGCTGGCCATCGGCCGCTACCTGGCCTACGGGCTGGTGGCCTGCGTGGCGGCGCTGCCGCTGCTGCGGCGCATCGCGCGCAAGCTGACCCGTGCCGACTGCGTCGCGCTGCTGCGCCAGGCCTTTACCGGCAATCTGCTCTACTACGTGCTGCTGGCCTTTGGCGTGCAGCTGGCCGGGGTGGGCCCGACTTCGCTGATCATCGGCATCCTGCCGATCACGGTCACCATCATGGGCCGGCGCGACCACGGCGCGGTGCCGCTGGCGCGCCTGCTGTGGCCGCTGCTGGTGGTGGCCGCCGGCATTGCCTGCATCAATATCGACCTGTTCGGCGGCGGCCAGAGCGCGCATGCGGCGGCGGCCGGCGCGGTGGCGCGGCCGGTATGGCAGAAGCTGGCCGGGGTCTGCTGCGCGGCCGGCGCGCTGGTCTGCTGGACCCTCTACGCGGTCGACAACGCGCGCTACCTGCAGCGCAACCCGCATTACAGCGGCAATGAATGGTCGGCGCTGTACGGGCTGTCGACCGGCGCGGTGTCGGCGGTGCTGGCGGCAATCGGCTGGATGTTCGCCGGCGACACCCTGGGCGCCGCCGACAGCGGCCGCGACTGGCAGTGGTTCTGGATGGTCAATGCCGCGGTGGCGCTGGGCGCTTCGCTGATCGGCAACAACCTGTGGAATATCGCCAGCCGGCGCCTGCCGCTGACGCTGTCGGGCCAGATGATCGTGTTCGAAACGCTGTTTGCGCTGGCCTATGGCTTTGTCTTCGACCACCGCTGGCCGCGTCCGCTGGAGATCGCCGCGATCGTGTTGCTGATGATCGGCGTGGCCTGGTCGGTGCGCTTGCACGCCACCGACAAGTCTGCGTAGACTAGCGAACCATGGCGCGGGGGTCACACGCGCCAGAAAAATACAAAGCATCTTCCAGGGTCAGACCGGCGCTACGCATTGCCTCGCAGGCGGGGCGCCCGGCCATCGCCGCGGCTGTGCTGCCGTGGCCTTGCCATGCATGCAGCCGGCGGCCCGTGCTTCCAGAGCCACTTCGAGACGCCTCGCCATGCTCCGCTCTTCCGTGCCGTGCCTGCTTGCCGCTGCCCTTGCCGTCCCTGTGCCGGCCCTTGCCTACTGGCAGTGGCGCGACGCCAACGGGCACATGGTCTACAGCGACGTGCCCCCGTCCACGGCGGCCGCCAAAGTGCTGCGCGCCCCCGGTCGCCATGCCGGCGAATTCCAGCCAGTCCAGGCCCAGGCGGCGGACGCCGCAGCGCCCGCCCCGGCCAAGGCTTCGAGCAAGCCCGCCGTCGCCGCGCCAACGCCCGAAGAAGCCTTCCAGAAGCGCCGCGAAGCCAGCCTCAAAGCCGCCGCCGAAGACGCCCGCAAGGAAACCGAGGCGGCCGAGCGCGCCGTGCGCTGCGCGCAGCTGCGCAATTACGCCACCGGACTGCAGCAGGGCATGCGCGCCGCGGTCGCCGGGCCGGATGGTTCGCTGCAGCACCTGAACAGCGAGCAGCGCCAGGCGGAAATTCTCAAGACCAGCGCCAATCTGGAGAAGCACTGCAGCTGAAGCAAAGGAAGACGGGGCCGATCCGGCCCCGTTGGCTTTGGCGGCGAGGCGCGGCTCAGCCGTTGCCGCGCAACCATTTCTGGCCTTCGCGCGTGCCGCTGGCGCGCTGCTTCTGTACCCGCTTGCGGCGCGCCTGCTTCGGATCCGCCGTCAGCGGCCGGTACACCTCGACGCGATCGCCCTCGCGCACCACCGTCTCCGGGGTCTTGAGCTTGCCGAAAATGCCCACGCGCATGGTGGCGGGGTCGACCTCCGGACAAGCCTGCTGCAGCCCCGAGCCGACGATGGCCGCGGCAATGGTGGTGCCGGCGGGCACGTCGATCGCCTTCAGGAACACGGCATCCGGGCGCGCGTAGCAGACCTCGACATGCACCGTGCCGGCGCCGCGTTCAGCTGGTGCCATACACCACCTCGGCGCGCTTGACGAAGGCATCGACAAAGGTATTGGCGATCATGCTGAACACCGGGCCGATGAGCTTCTCCAGCAGCAGGCTGGAAAACTCATAGTGCAGGTGGAACTCGATCTTGCAGGCGTCTTCGCGCAATGGCGTAAAGCGCCATGACCCGTTGAACGTCTTGAACGGCCCGTCGGCAAAGGTCATGTCGATACGCGTGGGACGCTCCTGGGTGTTGCGCGTATGGAAGAACTGCTGGATGCCCTTGAAGTGGATATGGATCTTGGCGTCGAGCATGGTCTCGGTCTGCTCGAACACCTCCACGCCGCCGCACCATGGCAGGAACTTGGGATAGTCCTCCACGCGGGTGACCAGGTCGTACATCTGCGCGGCGGAGTAACCGAGCAGGACGGATTTATGGACGTCTGCCATGTATGGGGAAATCTGGCTTGCGGCCCTGCCGCGCGCGCTGCGCGGCAGGCATGCGCCTGTGCCGGGGGCTGGTTTGCTAGAATCCCGATTTTAGCCGACACGCGCGCCCCGCGGCATCCCGCCATGTGGCGGTGCAGCGAACCGGCCAGAATCCACCCTACCGCACCCCTACCCGCACGCATGACCATTGCAGATAACAAGAAGGCCTTCTTCGACTATTTCATCGAGGAACGTTACGAGGCCGGGATCGTGCTGGAAGGCTGGGAGGTCAAGGCGATCCGCGCCGGGCGCGTGCAGATCAAGGAAGGCTACGTGGTCGTGCGCGACGCCGAGATGTTCCTGATCGGCGCCCATATCAGCCCGCTGCAAAGCGCCTCCACCCACATCAAGCCCGACCCGGTACGCACGCGCAAGCTGCTGCTCAAGGCCGACGAGATCAAGAAGCTGATCGGCAAGGTTGAGCAGCGCGGCTACACGCTGGTGCCGCTGAACCTGCATTACACCCGCGGCCGCGTCAAATGCGAAATCGGCCTGGCCAAGGGCAAGAAGCAGTTCGACAAGCGCGAGACCGAGAAGCAGCGCGACTGGCAGCGCGAGAAGGCCCGCATCATGAAGGGCGACGCCAAGGACTGAGCCCCGGCGGCACCCTGTTATTCAGCCGCCCATCAAGCGGCCTTCTGCTGCCCCTTCACGATCTGCAGGGCCGTGGCGATCATGCTGCTCATGTCGCCCAGATTGCCCGGCACGATCAGCGTATTGCCCTGCTTGGCCAGGTTGCCGAACGCGGCGACGTATTCCTCGGCCACCTTCAGGTTGACCGCATCCATGCCGCCTTCGGCGCGGATCGCGTTGCCGATCTTCTGGATCGCCTGCGCATTGGCCTCGGCCACCGCCAGGATCGCGCTCGCCTCGCCCTGGGCGGTGTTGATGGCCGCCTGGCGCTCGCCCTCCGACTTCTGGATCGCCGCTTCGCGCGCGCCGGTGGCCAGGTTGATCTGCTCCTGGCGCTTGCCTTCGGACGCCGCGATCAGCGCGCGCTTTTCGCGCTCGGCGGTGATCTGCGCCTGCATCGCATGCAGGATTTCCTTGGGCGGGGTCAGGTCCTTGATCTCGTAGCGCAGCACCTTCACGCCCCAGTTGGAGGCGGCTTCGTCGAGCGCGTTGACCACGCTGTGGTTGATGAACTCGCGCTCTTCAAAGGTCTTGTCCAGTTCCAGCTTGCCGATCACCGAGCGCAGCGTGGTCTGCGACAGCTGCGTGATCGCGACCACGAAGTTGCTCGAGCCGTACGACGCCTTCATCGGGTCGGTGACCTGGAAGTACAGCACGCCATCGACCTGCAGCTGCGTGTTGTCCTTGGTGATGCAGACCTGGCTGGGCACATCCAGCGGGATTTCCTTGAGCACGTGCTTGTAGGCGACGCGGTCGACGAACGGCACCACGATCGACAGCCCCGGCGTCAGGGTGGCGTGATAGCGGCCCAGGCGCTCGAGCACCCAGGCATGCTGCTGCGGCACGATCTTGATGCCCTTGGCAATCAGCACGATCACGGCGATAAGGATAATCAGCGGCAGCAAACCAAGCTGAAAAGCGAGCATGTCACGACCCTCCAGGCAGAACACATCGGTACGGCGCCGCCGGTCGGCGGCAGGCGGAACCCACCGCGGCGGCGGCCGCGATGGGCAAAAAAGTCAGAAGACAGGGCTTCAGCGCGGCGACACCACCAGCGTGCTGCCGCGCACCGCGACGATGCGGTAGCGGCCCGGCGCCAGGGCGCGGTCAGGCGGGCAATCGGGCGCGAGCTCGACGGTCCAGTCGGCGCCGCGGTACGGCACGCGGGCGCGCCGGTTGGCGTCCCACGCGGGCACGTCGAGTTCCTGGCCGATATCGAGATTGACGTTGGGATCGGCCGCGGCATTGCCGCGCCGCAGCTTGCCGAAGCGGGTGCGGCGCAGCCCGGCGATCAGCACCGCCGCGACCAGCGCGCCGGTCAGTGTCTGCGCCGCGGGCGATGCGCCGAGCAAGGCCGCGATCCCGGCGGCGGCCAGGCCCACCGAAACCATCAGCAGGTAGAACGTGCCGGTGTTCAGTTCGACGATCACCAGCACCACCGCTGCCACGAACCAGATGTAGTACGCCATCCAAGCTCCCGTTCGTCCTGCGACTTCCCGAAAAAGTAAAAAACCCCGCAGCGCCGTTCAGCGTCTGCGGGGCTTTGCAACACCTGACGCAGGGCCGGTGCTTCCGCCGGCTGCCCGAAGGCGCCGGCAATCGTTATTGTGACGTCAAATGCCTCAGGAGGCCAGCTTTTGCCAGGTCTCGACCACCGAGTCCGGGTTCAGCGAGATCGACTTGATGCCTTCCTTGGCCAGCCATGCGGCAAAGTCCGGATGGTCCGAAGGACCCTGGCCGCAGATGCCGACGTACTTGTCCAGGCGGATGCACGCCGAGATCGCGCGCGACAGCATGAAGCACACCGCCGGATCGCGTTCGTCGAAGTCCTTGGCCAGCAGTTCCATGCCGGAATCGCGGTCCAGGCCCAGCGTCAGCTGGGTCAGGTCGTTCGAGCCGATCGAGAAGCCGTCGAAGTACTGCAGGAACTCTTCAGCCAGGATCGCGTTGGACGGCACTTCGCACATCATGATGATGCGCAGGCCGTTCTCGCCGCGCTTCAGGCCGTGCTTGGCGAGCAGCCCGATGACCTTCTCGGCCTGGCCCAGCGTGCGCACGAACGGCACCATGATCTCGACGTTGGTCAGGCCCATTTCGTCGCGCACGCGCTTCATGGCCTTGCATTCCATCTCGAAGGCTTCGGCGAAGTCTTCGGCGATGTAGCGCGACGCGCCGCGGAAGCCCAGCATCGGGTTTTCCTCGTCCGGCTCGTAGCGCGAACCGCCGATCAGCTTCTTGTACTCGTTGGACTTGAAGTCCGACAGGCGCACGATCACGGGCTTCGGGTAGAACGCCGCGCCGATGGTGGCGATGCCCTCGGCCAGCTTGTCGACATAGAACGCGCGCGGGCTGGCATGGCCGCGGGCCACGCTTTCGACGGCCTTCTTCAGGTCGGCGTCGACTTGCGGGTAGTCGAGGATGGCCTTCGGGTGGACGCCGATATTGTTGTTGATGATGAATTCCAGGCGGGCCAGGCCGACGCCGTTGTTCGGGATCTGCGCGAAGTCGAACGCCAGTTGCGGATTGCCGACGTTCATCATCAGCTTGACGTCGATTTCGGGCATCTCGCCACGCTGGACCTCGGTCACTTCGGTTTCCAGCAGGCCGTCGTAGATGCGGCCTTCGTCGCCCTCGGCGCACGACACGGTCACCAGCGTGCCGTCCTTGAGCACGTCGGTGGCATCGCCGCAGCCGACCACGGCCGGCACGCCCAGTTCACGCGCGATGATGGCGGCGTGGCAGGTACGGCCGCCACGGTTGGTGACGATGGCCGAGGCACGCTTCATCACCGGCTCCCAGTTCGGGTCGGTCATGTCGGCCACCAGCACGTCGCCGGGCTGCACGCGTTCCATCTCGGACGGGTCGTTGATCACGCGGACCGGGCCGGTGCCGATCTTCTGGCCGATGGCGCGGCCGCTGGTCAGCACCGGGGCGGTGCCCTTGAGCTTGAAGCGCAGTTCGGCCTTGCCGGCGGACTGGCTCTTCACCGTTTCCGGGCGGGCCTGCAGGATGTAGATCTTGCCGTCCTTGCCGTCCTTGCCCCACTCGATATCCATCGGGCGGCCATAGTGCTTCTCGATGATCATCGCGTAGCGCGCCAGCTCGGTCACGTCCTCATCAGAGATCGAGTAGCGGTTGCGCAGTTCGCCCGGCACGTCGACGGTCTTCACGCGGCCGGCTTCGCCCGGCTTGGTGAATTCCATCTTGATCAGCTTGGAGCCGATCGAGCGGCGGATGATCGGGTACTTGCCCGCTTGCAGCGTCGGCTTGAAGACGTAGAACTCGTCCGGGTTGACCGCGCCCTGCACCACCGTTTCGCCCAGGCCGTAGCTGGAGGTGATGAAGACCACGTCGGGGAAGCCCGATTCGGTGTCGATGGTGAACATCACGCCCGAAGCGGCCAGGTCCGAACGGACCATGCGCTGGACGCCGGCGGACAGCGCCACCACGTCGTGGGCAAAGCCCTTGTGCACGCGGTAGGAAATGGCGCGGTCGTTGTACAGCGAGGCGAACACGTGCTTGATCTTGTCGAGCACGTCGTCGATGCCGCTGACGTTGAGGTAGGACTCCTGCTGGCCGGCGAAGGAGGCGTCGGGCAGGTCTTCGGCGGTGGCCGACGAACGCACCGCGAACGAGGCCTCGGCGCCTTCGCGCTCGGCCGCGCGGGCATAGAATTCGCGGATTTCCTGTTCCAGGCGCGGCTGGAACGGGGCGGTGGCGACCCAGTCGCGGATCTCGGCGCCGGCCTCGGCCAGGGCCTTGACGTCGTCGACGTTCAGGGTCTTCAGGCGCTGCGAGATGCGCTCGGTCAGGTTGTTGTGGGCGAGGAAGTCGCGGAAGGCGAGCGCGGTGGTGGCAAAGCCGCCCGGGACCCGGACGCCGGCTTCGGCCAGCTGGGAGATCATCTCGCCCAGCGACGAATTCTTGCCGCCGACGATTTCCACGTCAGCCATGCGCAACTGCTCGAACGGCAGCACATAGGCGCCGTTATCTGCCTGGTTAGTCATGAGAGCCTCAAAACAAAGTAGAAAACTGGTTGCGCATGCCCGGTATGTTCTTGATGTTCTGTTCCCGGGCGGATCGCTTGGCTAAGCAACCCCGAACTGGCGCTGCGGACCTGGCGCTACGGCTCTCATGGCGTAGCGCGCATTGTCGACAATTCCGGGCGCGGTTTGTGGCATGGGCATGTTGCGGGGCCGGCCACCCTATGGAATTGCTTAGCGAAAAGATCGCCGCTATTCTACCGTGCTGCGCCGCACTTTTCTGCGGAAGATTGAATCTATTTCTTAACGCGCCATGCCAATGTGCGCCATCCCCATGTCCCAGCCAGAAGCGCCCGGAACGGCGACACCCGGGTCCCAGCCTGGAGCGCAGCCCGATACCCCTGCCACCCCCGCGCCCGCCTCACCCGCCGCCCCCCAGGCGGCCGAGCGGCCCGCGGTGCGCACCGTGTTCATCGTCTCGGACGGCACCGGCATCACCGCCGAGACCTTCAGCCACTCGATCCTGGCCCAGTTCGAAATGCGCTTCCGCAAGGTGCGCATGCCCTTCGTCGATACCCCGGAGAAGGCACATATTGCCGTCGGCAAGATCAACGAGGCGTTCCACAACGAAGGCGTGCCGCCGATCGTCTTCACCACGCTGGTCAACCAGGAAGCGAACAAGGCGCTGCGCCGCGCCAAGGCGATGATCCTGGACATGTTCCAGACCTTTATCGAGCCGCTCGAGAAGGAACTGGGGCTCAAGTCGACCCACGCCATCGGCCGCTTCCACCAGAATGCGGACACTGAGGCCTACAAGAACCGGATCGAGGCGATCAACTTCTCGCTGGCGCATGATGACGG belongs to Cupriavidus taiwanensis and includes:
- the guaA gene encoding glutamine-hydrolyzing GMP synthase, with protein sequence MHDKILILDFGSQVTQLIARRVREAHVYCEIHPNDVTDAFVREFAPKAIILSGSHASTYEDHQLRAPQAVWDLGVPVLGICYGMQTMAVQLGGKVEWSDHREFGYAEMRAHGHTELLKDIEDFRTPEGHGMLKVWMSHGDKVTGLPPGFKLMASTPSCPIAGMADETRHYYAVQFHPEVTHTVKGRQMLERFVLQIAGCKPDWIMRDHIEEAVARIREQVGDEEVILGLSGGVDSSVAAALIHRAIGDQLTCVFVDHGLLRQDEGKLVMEMFVGRLHAKVVHVDASDQFLGHLAGVTDPEQKRKIIGREFVEVFQAEARKLTNAKWLAQGTIYPDVVESGGTKTKKATTIKSHHNVGGLPETLGLKLLEPLRDLFKDEVRELGVALGLPPEMVYRHPFPGPGLGVRILGEVRRDYADLLRRADAIFIEELRKTIATEQDAAAGLCEPGHVGKSWYDLTSQAFAVFLPVKSVGVMGDGRTYDYVVALRAVQTTDFMTAHWAHLPYALLGRCSNRIINEVRGLNRVVYDVSGKPPATIEWE
- the guaB gene encoding IMP dehydrogenase: MRLVQKALTFDDVLLVPAYSAVLPRDVSLRTSLTRSIELNIPLVSAAMDTVTEARLAISMAQAGGIGIIHKNLKPADQAREVARVKRYESGVLRDPITISPDMKIRDVIALSQQHGISGFPVVEGKAVVGIITNRDLRFEEELDAPVRAKMTPREKLVTVAEGAPLEEAKRLMNRHRLERVVVVNQAFELRGLITVKDIQKAVDNPLASKDDHGQLRVGAAVGVGPDNDERVELLVKAGVDVIVVDTAHGHSQGVLDRVRWVKQNFPQVQVVGGNIATGDAARALVEHGADGVKVGIGPGSICTTRIVAGVGVPQITAVSNVAEALKGTGVPLIADGGVRYSGDVAKALAAGAHTVMMGGMFSGTEEAPGETFLFQGRSFKSYRGMGSVGAMKDGAADRYFQEDNTANVDKLVPEGIEGRVPYKGSVMAIIHQLTGGVRASMGYCGSKSIADWHESAQFVQITAAGMRESHVHDVQITKEAPNYHID
- a CDS encoding DMT family transporter encodes the protein MGIGVLCGLLAGAFWGMVFIAPKLLPAFSPWELAIGRYLAYGLVACVAALPLLRRIARKLTRADCVALLRQAFTGNLLYYVLLAFGVQLAGVGPTSLIIGILPITVTIMGRRDHGAVPLARLLWPLLVVAAGIACINIDLFGGGQSAHAAAAGAVARPVWQKLAGVCCAAGALVCWTLYAVDNARYLQRNPHYSGNEWSALYGLSTGAVSAVLAAIGWMFAGDTLGAADSGRDWQWFWMVNAAVALGASLIGNNLWNIASRRLPLTLSGQMIVFETLFALAYGFVFDHRWPRPLEIAAIVLLMIGVAWSVRLHATDKSA
- a CDS encoding DUF4124 domain-containing protein, whose amino-acid sequence is MLRSSVPCLLAAALAVPVPALAYWQWRDANGHMVYSDVPPSTAAAKVLRAPGRHAGEFQPVQAQAADAAAPAPAKASSKPAVAAPTPEEAFQKRREASLKAAAEDARKETEAAERAVRCAQLRNYATGLQQGMRAAVAGPDGSLQHLNSEQRQAEILKTSANLEKHCS
- a CDS encoding RnfH family protein — translated: MAPAERGAGTVHVEVCYARPDAVFLKAIDVPAGTTIAAAIVGSGLQQACPEVDPATMRVGIFGKLKTPETVVREGDRVEVYRPLTADPKQARRKRVQKQRASGTREGQKWLRGNG
- a CDS encoding type II toxin-antitoxin system RatA family toxin, translating into MADVHKSVLLGYSAAQMYDLVTRVEDYPKFLPWCGGVEVFEQTETMLDAKIHIHFKGIQQFFHTRNTQERPTRIDMTFADGPFKTFNGSWRFTPLREDACKIEFHLHYEFSSLLLEKLIGPVFSMIANTFVDAFVKRAEVVYGTS
- the smpB gene encoding SsrA-binding protein SmpB; its protein translation is MTIADNKKAFFDYFIEERYEAGIVLEGWEVKAIRAGRVQIKEGYVVVRDAEMFLIGAHISPLQSASTHIKPDPVRTRKLLLKADEIKKLIGKVEQRGYTLVPLNLHYTRGRVKCEIGLAKGKKQFDKRETEKQRDWQREKARIMKGDAKD
- a CDS encoding SPFH domain-containing protein: MLAFQLGLLPLIILIAVIVLIAKGIKIVPQQHAWVLERLGRYHATLTPGLSIVVPFVDRVAYKHVLKEIPLDVPSQVCITKDNTQLQVDGVLYFQVTDPMKASYGSSNFVVAITQLSQTTLRSVIGKLELDKTFEEREFINHSVVNALDEAASNWGVKVLRYEIKDLTPPKEILHAMQAQITAEREKRALIAASEGKRQEQINLATGAREAAIQKSEGERQAAINTAQGEASAILAVAEANAQAIQKIGNAIRAEGGMDAVNLKVAEEYVAAFGNLAKQGNTLIVPGNLGDMSSMIATALQIVKGQQKAA
- a CDS encoding NfeD family protein, encoding MAYYIWFVAAVVLVIVELNTGTFYLLMVSVGLAAAGIAALLGASPAAQTLTGALVAAVLIAGLRRTRFGKLRRGNAAADPNVNLDIGQELDVPAWDANRRARVPYRGADWTVELAPDCPPDRALAPGRYRIVAVRGSTLVVSPR